A window from Streptomyces sp. NBC_00271 encodes these proteins:
- a CDS encoding YncE family protein translates to MHRNRNLTKRALLAGAVLAALAVLPGCDAESKNTAHEAVGTQAAVKPAQPKQPDGLPGMPPVLDPRDVYAADRPNKLSPVVKDFPSRVYVPNTNSNTVSVIDPKTYEVIETIRVGAQPQHVVPSWDMKTLWVNNDRGNTLTPIDPRTGKAGKTVDVHDPYNLYFTPDGKYAIVMASLDRELVFRDAHTMKRVKTEPVSCYGVNHADFSPDGRYFIVSCEFSGELLKVDTARMKVVAQEKLPFRGAMPQDVKISPDGKRYYIADMVANGVWILDGDKFTRPSFLPTGKGCHGLYVSRDSREMYISNRGEGTISVFDFTQNSLTKKWRLPHGGSPDMGGVSADGKVLWLSGRYNSEVYAIDTRTGVQLARIPVGSGPHGLAVYPQPGRYSLGHTGIFR, encoded by the coding sequence ATGCACCGTAACCGGAACCTCACGAAGCGCGCCCTGCTCGCGGGCGCGGTACTCGCCGCACTCGCCGTACTTCCGGGCTGCGACGCCGAGTCCAAGAACACCGCGCACGAGGCCGTCGGCACCCAGGCCGCCGTCAAACCGGCCCAGCCGAAGCAGCCCGACGGCCTGCCCGGCATGCCGCCCGTGCTAGACCCGAGGGACGTCTACGCCGCCGACCGGCCGAACAAGCTCTCGCCGGTCGTCAAGGACTTCCCGTCCCGCGTGTACGTCCCCAACACCAACTCCAACACGGTCTCCGTGATCGACCCGAAGACGTACGAGGTCATCGAGACGATCCGGGTCGGCGCCCAGCCCCAGCACGTCGTCCCCTCCTGGGACATGAAGACGCTCTGGGTCAACAACGACCGGGGCAACACCCTCACCCCCATCGACCCGAGGACCGGCAAGGCGGGCAAGACCGTCGACGTGCACGACCCGTACAACCTGTACTTCACGCCCGACGGCAAGTACGCGATCGTCATGGCCTCCCTCGACCGCGAGCTGGTCTTCCGCGACGCGCACACCATGAAGCGTGTGAAGACCGAGCCGGTCAGCTGCTACGGCGTCAACCACGCCGACTTCTCCCCCGACGGCCGCTACTTCATCGTCTCCTGCGAGTTCAGCGGCGAGCTGCTGAAGGTCGACACCGCGCGGATGAAGGTGGTCGCCCAGGAGAAGCTGCCCTTCCGCGGTGCCATGCCGCAGGACGTCAAGATCTCGCCCGACGGCAAGCGGTACTACATCGCCGACATGGTGGCCAACGGCGTGTGGATCCTCGACGGGGACAAGTTCACGAGGCCGTCCTTCCTCCCGACCGGCAAGGGCTGCCACGGGCTGTACGTCAGCCGTGACTCGCGCGAGATGTACATCTCCAACCGGGGCGAGGGCACCATCTCCGTCTTCGACTTCACCCAGAACAGTCTGACCAAGAAGTGGCGCCTGCCCCACGGCGGCAGCCCCGACATGGGCGGCGTCTCCGCCGACGGCAAGGTCCTGTGGCTGTCGGGTCGCTACAACTCCGAGGTGTACGCCATCGACACCCGCACCGGCGTCCAGCTGGCCCGCATCCCGGTCGGCAGCGGCCCGCACGGCCTGGCCGTCTACCCGCAGCCGGGCCGCTACTCGCTCGGCCACACCGGCATCTTCCGCTGA
- a CDS encoding ADP-ribosyltransferase, with protein MIATRLRRRAAAVVVSLSAVFATSAATLPATPTAPLAKAVAPTCPQFYDPVKAAADHRVQIDRITPEPVWRKTCGTLYRSDSRGPATVFEQGFHPKDVINGQYDIEQYVLVNQPSPYVSTTYDHDLYKTWYKSGFNYYIDAPGGVDVNKTIGDTHKWADQVEVAFPGGIARQYIIGVCPVDKKTKTEIMSDCESNPYYEPWH; from the coding sequence ATGATCGCAACTCGCCTGCGGCGGCGGGCCGCCGCCGTCGTCGTCTCCCTCTCGGCCGTCTTCGCGACCTCCGCCGCGACGCTCCCCGCGACCCCCACCGCCCCGCTCGCCAAGGCCGTCGCGCCCACCTGTCCCCAGTTCTACGACCCGGTCAAGGCCGCCGCCGACCACCGCGTGCAGATCGACCGCATCACCCCCGAGCCGGTCTGGCGCAAGACCTGCGGCACGCTGTACCGCAGCGACAGCAGGGGCCCCGCCACCGTCTTCGAGCAGGGCTTCCACCCCAAGGACGTCATCAACGGGCAGTACGACATCGAGCAGTACGTCCTGGTCAACCAGCCCTCGCCGTACGTGTCGACGACGTACGACCACGACCTGTACAAGACCTGGTACAAGTCCGGCTTCAACTACTACATCGACGCGCCCGGCGGCGTCGACGTCAACAAGACCATCGGTGACACCCACAAGTGGGCCGACCAGGTCGAGGTCGCCTTCCCCGGCGGTATCGCGCGCCAGTACATCATCGGCGTCTGCCCGGTCGACAAGAAGACCAAGACCGAGATCATGAGCGACTGCGAGAGCAACCCGTACTACGAGCCCTGGCACTGA